A single window of Luteipulveratus halotolerans DNA harbors:
- the pknB gene encoding Stk1 family PASTA domain-containing Ser/Thr kinase → MSDSPRVLGGRYEVGELIGRGGMAEVHLGHDTRLGRQVAIKMLRADLARDQTFLTRFRREAQSAAGLNHHAIVAVYDSGEDGFTETGGARLDIPYIVMEYVDGKTLREILNEEGRLAPDEAARITMGILSALEYSHDKGIVHRDIKPANVMVTRGGSVKVMDFGIARALADVGATMTSAQAVVGTARYLSPEQAQGEKVDERSDLYSTGCVLFELLAGRTPFVGEPVSLVYQHIQDQPAAPSAYEPSVPDNLDAVTLHSLVKDRDHRYQSAADFRSDLQAARTGSPISEGAAATVAALSVDPTESQRRRPEAMPPPVPARPDQTADIAQHAERPRRMGLWVVAGLVALLAIFGIGYAFNSGSDDPAAGTKTVPSVAQMPEEAAKKALSDVGFQVRSQPGANAAPAGTVFGQIPLGGTTAADGSTVTIQVSTGPAAVQMPDVRGKTESEARQALRDAGFTDDQISIGEEQDDTQYLKGQVASTTPAQGTSVQKSQRITLRISTGMIKVPQGLDGMDAGQAAVTLSKLGLKSEEVQREVNWEGNLGKVLDLSPKEDELVPVGSTVKLFVGRTLKVSPAPTQSTPQPGGNPGNGNGNGNGNGNGNGGNPGNGNGTSPTPSTQPTSDQPSSTSAPSSTSEAPKPTPSASTPPPFPIP, encoded by the coding sequence GTGAGTGACAGTCCCCGGGTGCTCGGCGGCCGCTATGAGGTCGGCGAGCTCATCGGTCGAGGCGGGATGGCCGAGGTGCACCTCGGCCACGACACCCGCCTCGGTCGGCAGGTCGCGATCAAGATGCTGCGGGCCGACCTGGCCCGCGACCAGACGTTCCTGACGCGGTTCCGCCGCGAGGCACAGTCCGCGGCCGGCCTCAACCACCACGCCATCGTCGCGGTCTACGACTCCGGCGAGGACGGCTTCACCGAGACCGGTGGTGCGCGCCTCGACATCCCCTACATCGTCATGGAGTACGTCGACGGCAAGACGCTGCGCGAGATCCTCAACGAGGAAGGTCGCCTGGCTCCCGACGAGGCGGCCCGCATCACGATGGGCATCCTGTCGGCGCTGGAGTACTCCCACGACAAGGGCATCGTCCACCGCGACATCAAGCCCGCCAACGTCATGGTCACCCGCGGCGGCAGCGTCAAGGTGATGGACTTCGGCATCGCCCGCGCCCTCGCCGACGTCGGCGCGACGATGACCTCGGCACAGGCCGTGGTCGGCACGGCGCGCTACCTCTCACCCGAGCAGGCGCAGGGCGAGAAGGTCGACGAGCGCTCCGACCTCTACTCCACCGGGTGTGTGCTCTTCGAGCTGCTCGCGGGCCGTACGCCGTTCGTCGGCGAGCCGGTCAGCCTCGTCTACCAGCACATCCAGGACCAGCCCGCGGCGCCGTCGGCGTACGAACCGTCCGTCCCGGACAACCTCGACGCCGTCACGCTGCACTCGCTGGTCAAGGACCGCGACCACCGCTACCAGTCGGCGGCCGACTTCCGCTCCGACCTGCAGGCTGCCCGCACGGGGTCGCCGATCAGCGAGGGTGCTGCGGCGACCGTCGCGGCTCTGAGCGTCGACCCGACCGAGTCGCAGCGTCGCCGCCCCGAGGCCATGCCGCCGCCTGTGCCGGCGCGCCCCGACCAGACGGCCGACATCGCCCAGCACGCCGAGCGCCCCCGGCGTATGGGCCTGTGGGTCGTGGCCGGCCTGGTCGCACTGCTCGCGATCTTCGGGATCGGCTACGCGTTCAACAGCGGCAGCGACGATCCAGCAGCCGGTACCAAGACGGTGCCCAGCGTGGCGCAGATGCCAGAAGAAGCCGCCAAGAAGGCGCTGTCCGACGTCGGCTTCCAGGTGCGGTCCCAGCCGGGAGCCAACGCCGCGCCGGCGGGCACCGTCTTCGGTCAGATCCCCCTGGGCGGCACGACGGCCGCAGACGGCTCGACCGTCACGATCCAGGTGTCGACGGGCCCGGCCGCCGTCCAGATGCCCGACGTGCGCGGCAAGACCGAGTCCGAGGCCCGCCAGGCACTGCGTGACGCCGGGTTCACCGACGACCAGATCAGCATCGGCGAAGAGCAGGACGACACCCAGTACCTCAAGGGCCAGGTCGCGAGCACGACGCCCGCTCAGGGCACGTCGGTGCAGAAGAGCCAGAGGATCACGCTGCGCATCTCGACCGGCATGATCAAGGTGCCTCAGGGCCTGGACGGCATGGACGCCGGACAGGCTGCGGTGACGCTGTCCAAGCTCGGGCTGAAGTCCGAAGAGGTCCAGCGCGAGGTCAACTGGGAGGGCAACCTCGGCAAGGTGCTCGACCTGTCGCCCAAGGAGGACGAGCTCGTCCCGGTCGGCTCGACCGTCAAGCTGTTCGTCGGGCGGACGCTCAAGGTCAGCCCGGCCCCGACGCAGTCGACGCCGCAGCCCGGCGGCAACCCGGGCAACGGCAACGGCAACGGCAACGGGAATGGCAACGGCAACGGCGGCAACCCGGGCAACGGCAACGGCACCTCGCCCACGCCGTCGACCCAGCCGACGAGCGACCAGCCGTCGTCCACCTCCGCGCCGTCCTCGACGTCGGAGGCGCCCAAGCCGACGCCGAGCGCCAGCACGCCGCCGCCGTTCCCGATCCCCTGA
- a CDS encoding DUF881 domain-containing protein — protein sequence MATTPPARRSRWAYVVPLAAAAAGLLFGISASVSKGTDLRPGQVSLAGVVEEANRKVLGQQHDAQGLRTEIEQLSERNAPGSSELRAAASRADAIAPQAGLTPVKGKGVKVTLDDSRRTVKDLPEEGNVDWLVVHQQDVQAVVNALWHSGATSMMLMDQRVISTSAVRCVGNTLLLQGRVYSPPFTITAIGDPATLVKGLDNDLDVKDYRARADLAGVTYDAKTVDADFPAYSGSLNLRHAQPAK from the coding sequence ATGGCGACCACGCCTCCCGCCCGGCGCAGCCGCTGGGCGTACGTCGTGCCGCTCGCCGCCGCTGCGGCCGGCCTCCTGTTCGGCATCAGCGCGTCGGTGTCCAAGGGCACCGACCTGCGGCCGGGGCAGGTCTCGCTCGCCGGTGTCGTCGAGGAGGCCAACCGCAAGGTCCTCGGGCAGCAGCACGACGCGCAGGGCCTGCGTACCGAGATCGAGCAGCTGTCCGAGCGCAACGCACCGGGCAGCAGCGAGCTGCGGGCCGCCGCCAGCCGTGCCGACGCGATCGCACCGCAGGCCGGCCTGACGCCGGTCAAGGGCAAGGGCGTCAAGGTCACGCTCGACGACTCGCGCCGCACGGTCAAGGACCTGCCCGAGGAGGGCAACGTCGACTGGTTGGTCGTGCACCAGCAGGACGTCCAGGCCGTCGTCAACGCGCTGTGGCACTCCGGCGCCACGTCGATGATGCTGATGGACCAGCGGGTCATCTCGACCAGCGCCGTGCGCTGCGTCGGCAACACCCTGCTCCTGCAGGGCCGCGTCTACTCCCCGCCGTTCACGATCACGGCGATCGGCGACCCCGCGACCCTCGTCAAGGGCCTCGACAACGACCTCGACGTCAAGGACTACCGGGCGCGGGCCGACCTCGCCGGTGTCACCTACGACGCCAAGACCGTCGACGCCGACTTCCCCGCGTACTCCGGTTCGCTCAACCTGCGTCACGCCCAACCTGCGAAGTGA
- a CDS encoding cell division protein CrgA: MSTSEDHDKAGTGTGADDAASTTSSSTPAGKAKAANTVGASKAGASKASASAKAASDKAADDIAKGKEPRTRRGDRPEKVPGGPSSTLFKVVMLGLMVVGLIWIVAFYLASGDAPIPGIRYGNLAIGFGLIMAGFVMTTRWR; this comes from the coding sequence GTGAGCACGTCCGAGGACCACGACAAGGCCGGCACCGGGACGGGCGCTGACGACGCCGCGTCCACGACCTCGTCGAGCACGCCCGCCGGCAAGGCCAAGGCCGCCAACACGGTCGGCGCGAGCAAGGCCGGTGCGAGCAAGGCCTCGGCGTCGGCCAAGGCCGCCTCCGACAAGGCCGCCGACGACATCGCCAAGGGCAAGGAGCCCCGGACCCGGCGGGGTGACCGCCCCGAGAAGGTCCCGGGTGGCCCGAGCTCGACGCTGTTCAAGGTCGTCATGCTCGGGCTGATGGTCGTCGGTCTGATCTGGATCGTCGCCTTCTACCTCGCGAGCGGCGACGCCCCGATCCCGGGCATCCGCTACGGCAACCTCGCCATCGGCTTCGGCCTGATCATGGCCGGGTTCGTGATGACCACCCGCTGGCGCTGA
- a CDS encoding LysR family transcriptional regulator, with product MDARHLELLRELDDRGSVTAVATATRRTPSAVSQQLRTAQRELGVPLVEPAGRGLRLTEAGRVLARAGRDVATALERAQSEWDEFRGVATGSVAVAALPSAATFLLPGVLDELADLPITVRCNDIDIAEVEFGAQVIDHDIVIAHSMTSRAPAGTAGLVTKRLVREPLDIAMAADHPLARQSHVTATDLVDQEWIGVLVGYPFDAVLQAIVRKTRADLRISQRLRDNRLIEALVASSHRVAVLPRFTTPQTDSLVLRPLADIPTGRHVFAVLRPDRAERLAVRRVLAAFVTVASRIDE from the coding sequence ATGGACGCGCGACACCTCGAGCTGCTGCGCGAGCTCGACGACCGCGGCAGCGTGACGGCCGTCGCCACGGCCACCCGTCGTACGCCGTCTGCGGTCTCCCAGCAGCTGCGCACCGCCCAGCGTGAGCTCGGCGTACCTCTCGTCGAGCCGGCAGGGCGTGGGTTGCGGCTCACGGAGGCCGGCCGCGTGCTCGCGCGAGCCGGCCGTGACGTGGCCACCGCGCTCGAGCGAGCGCAGTCGGAGTGGGACGAGTTCCGTGGTGTGGCAACGGGTTCGGTGGCGGTGGCTGCGCTGCCGAGTGCCGCGACCTTCCTGCTGCCCGGAGTTCTCGACGAGCTCGCCGACCTGCCGATCACGGTGCGCTGCAACGACATCGACATCGCCGAGGTCGAGTTCGGGGCGCAGGTGATCGACCACGACATCGTGATCGCGCACAGCATGACGAGCCGTGCCCCGGCCGGGACTGCGGGCCTGGTGACCAAGCGTCTGGTGCGCGAACCGCTCGACATCGCGATGGCCGCCGACCACCCGCTTGCACGCCAATCACACGTGACCGCAACGGATCTCGTCGATCAGGAGTGGATCGGCGTCCTCGTCGGCTACCCGTTCGACGCCGTGCTGCAGGCGATCGTCCGCAAGACCCGAGCCGACCTGCGCATCAGCCAACGTCTGCGCGACAACCGCCTCATCGAGGCACTCGTCGCGTCGAGCCATCGCGTGGCTGTGCTGCCGAGATTCACCACGCCCCAGACGGATTCGCTGGTGCTGCGTCCGCTCGCTGACATCCCGACCGGGCGCCACGTGTTCGCGGTGCTGCGACCCGACCGCGCCGAGCGTCTCGCGGTACGCCGGGTGCTCGCCGCCTTCGTCACCGTCGCCTCCCGCATCGACGAGTAG
- a CDS encoding peptidylprolyl isomerase, with translation MNATLHTNHGDINLTLFPNEAPKTVDNFVGLATGEKEYKDDAGRTNPTPFYDGLTFHRIIPGFMIQGGCPKGIGIGGPGYEFDDEIHPDKNFASPYILAMANAGKRGGRGTNGSQFFITTGATPWLQGKHTIFGEVADAASREVVDKIGAVRTGAQDKPVEPVVIERVTVQA, from the coding sequence ATGAATGCGACGCTGCACACCAATCACGGGGACATCAACCTGACCCTGTTCCCGAACGAAGCGCCCAAGACCGTGGACAACTTCGTCGGTCTCGCCACCGGTGAGAAGGAGTACAAGGACGACGCGGGCCGCACCAACCCGACCCCGTTCTACGACGGCCTGACGTTCCACCGCATCATCCCGGGATTCATGATCCAGGGCGGCTGCCCCAAGGGCATCGGCATCGGCGGTCCGGGCTACGAGTTCGACGACGAGATCCACCCCGACAAGAACTTCGCCTCGCCGTACATCCTGGCCATGGCCAACGCCGGCAAGCGTGGCGGCCGCGGCACCAACGGCTCGCAGTTCTTCATCACCACCGGCGCCACCCCGTGGCTGCAGGGCAAGCACACGATCTTCGGTGAGGTCGCCGACGCCGCCAGCCGTGAGGTCGTCGATAAGATCGGCGCCGTGCGTACGGGTGCTCAGGACAAGCCGGTCGAGCCGGTGGTCATCGAGCGCGTCACCGTCCAGGCCTGA
- a CDS encoding aminodeoxychorismate/anthranilate synthase component II, with the protein MRILVVDNYDSFVFTIVGYLQQLGAECTVVRNDAVTAAEGAAYDGVLISPGPGTPEEAGVSMAMIEACAERSQPMLGVCLGHQALGVVLGGVVDRAPELLHGKTSQVHHDGAGVLEGLPSPFTATRYHSLTIEPASLPDELEVTGRTDTGVIMAVQHRTLPLHGVQFHPESVLTQGGHRMLATWLQICGDEGAVERSRGLAPLVHHHAG; encoded by the coding sequence ATGCGCATCCTCGTCGTCGACAACTACGACAGCTTCGTCTTCACCATCGTCGGCTACCTCCAGCAGCTCGGTGCTGAGTGCACCGTCGTCCGCAACGACGCCGTGACCGCGGCGGAGGGGGCGGCGTACGACGGCGTCCTCATCTCTCCCGGGCCTGGCACACCCGAGGAGGCCGGGGTGTCGATGGCGATGATCGAGGCGTGCGCCGAGCGCTCGCAGCCGATGCTCGGGGTGTGCCTCGGCCACCAGGCGCTCGGTGTCGTGCTCGGCGGTGTCGTCGACCGAGCGCCCGAGCTGCTGCACGGCAAGACCTCGCAGGTCCATCACGACGGCGCGGGCGTGCTCGAGGGGCTGCCGTCACCGTTCACCGCCACCCGCTACCACTCGCTGACGATCGAGCCGGCGTCGCTGCCGGACGAGCTCGAGGTGACGGGTCGCACCGACACCGGCGTGATCATGGCCGTGCAGCACCGCACGCTGCCTCTGCACGGGGTGCAGTTCCACCCCGAGAGCGTGCTCACCCAGGGCGGCCACCGGATGCTCGCCACCTGGTTGCAGATCTGCGGCGACGAGGGCGCGGTCGAGCGCTCGCGCGGGCTGGCCCCGCTCGTTCATCACCACGCCGGGTGA
- a CDS encoding protein kinase domain-containing protein yields the protein MSQPAKDTTMGGRYKLTDRIAAGGMGEVWKARDEILGRTVALKVLKSGLTDETGFTERFRNEARHSAALTHGNIAQVYDYGEDDGTAYLVMEFVPGRPLSKIIEQNAPMSPIDTVELLSQAAAALQAAHKNGLIHRDVKPANILIDPEGTAKLTDFGIARAVGAAAMTKTGEVMGTAQYLAPEAAIGRPSTNLSDVYALGVVAYEMLAGRRPFEAETAVALALAHVNEPPPPLPPFVPPTIRAVVAASLEKDPSRRPQSAAEFGRALRQALRDADRMGMLRQGPPPRGPQGPGGPGTHTSGPQQTGASSGPQRLGPPSGPHRTGPPSGPNPQTGRSSGGNRQVGPPSGPQHVGPPSGPNPQTGRSSGGNRQVGPPSGPNPTGARPFTGQGASHPNTEQVTRSRLKTKPESVDEQRRREIEGDHSGPTGLMRNKGVLIGAGIGAVLLIGLIILLLNLGGGDPGNDPTSPLTGPGGTPLQTGPFKTPFTPVD from the coding sequence GTGAGCCAGCCCGCGAAGGACACCACCATGGGTGGGCGCTACAAGCTCACCGACCGGATCGCCGCCGGAGGCATGGGCGAGGTCTGGAAGGCCCGCGACGAGATCCTCGGCCGCACCGTCGCCCTCAAGGTGCTCAAGTCGGGCCTCACCGACGAGACCGGCTTCACCGAGCGGTTCCGCAACGAGGCCCGCCACTCGGCGGCGCTGACGCACGGCAACATCGCCCAGGTCTACGACTACGGCGAGGACGACGGCACCGCCTACCTCGTCATGGAGTTCGTGCCGGGACGCCCGCTGTCGAAGATCATCGAGCAGAACGCGCCGATGTCGCCGATCGACACCGTCGAGCTGCTGAGCCAGGCCGCCGCCGCCCTGCAGGCCGCCCACAAGAACGGCCTGATCCACCGCGACGTCAAGCCGGCCAACATCCTGATCGACCCCGAGGGCACCGCCAAGCTCACCGACTTCGGCATCGCCCGCGCCGTCGGGGCGGCCGCCATGACCAAGACCGGTGAGGTCATGGGCACCGCCCAGTACCTCGCGCCCGAGGCGGCCATCGGCCGGCCCTCGACCAACCTGTCCGACGTCTACGCGCTCGGTGTGGTCGCGTACGAGATGCTCGCCGGCCGCCGGCCGTTCGAGGCCGAGACCGCGGTCGCGCTCGCCCTGGCCCACGTCAACGAGCCGCCGCCGCCGCTGCCGCCGTTCGTCCCGCCGACGATCCGCGCGGTCGTCGCGGCGTCGCTGGAGAAGGACCCGTCGCGTCGTCCGCAGAGCGCGGCCGAGTTCGGGCGTGCGCTGCGCCAGGCGCTGCGTGACGCCGACCGCATGGGCATGCTGCGCCAGGGTCCGCCGCCGCGCGGTCCGCAGGGTCCGGGTGGTCCCGGTACGCACACGTCCGGCCCCCAGCAGACCGGCGCCTCGTCGGGTCCGCAGCGTCTCGGCCCGCCCTCGGGTCCGCACCGCACGGGTCCGCCGTCGGGTCCCAACCCGCAGACCGGTCGGTCCTCGGGTGGCAACCGTCAGGTCGGACCGCCGTCCGGCCCGCAGCACGTGGGTCCGCCGTCGGGCCCCAACCCGCAGACCGGCCGCTCCTCCGGTGGCAACCGTCAGGTCGGACCGCCGTCGGGGCCCAACCCGACGGGCGCCCGGCCGTTCACCGGCCAGGGCGCGTCCCACCCCAACACCGAGCAGGTCACGCGGTCACGCCTGAAGACCAAGCCCGAGTCCGTCGACGAGCAGCGTCGCCGTGAGATCGAGGGCGACCACTCCGGTCCGACCGGTCTGATGCGCAACAAGGGCGTGCTCATCGGCGCCGGCATCGGTGCGGTGCTGCTGATCGGCCTCATCATCCTGCTGCTCAACCTCGGAGGCGGCGACCCGGGCAACGACCCGACGTCGCCCCTGACCGGTCCTGGTGGAACTCCGCTGCAGACCGGCCCGTTCAAGACGCCGTTCACCCCGGTCGACTGA
- a CDS encoding EamA family transporter, protein MPTRHRLLAIAVAAIWGVNFLAIHASLEQFPPYFLVALRFALIAVPTILLVPRPDVPLRWLIGYGLGFGTLQFLFLYWGMASGMPTGLASLVLQASAPFTVVLGATFLRERVSGRQVLGILIAVAGLTLVGGSRAQVADITPFLLTLAGAFGWAIGNVCSRQAKPQNPLHLTLWMSVVPPLPMLALSVAVEGPDEIADSFTGWGSSTAVWALVGLAYTVVIGTIVGSGVWTWLMARHPAGVVAPFSMLVPVVGMSTAWLVLGESVSVGELAGGAVVIAGVLLASTTARRVRRPPISPEPATSPVAPPTPDLARR, encoded by the coding sequence ATGCCCACCCGCCACCGCCTGCTCGCGATCGCCGTCGCCGCGATCTGGGGAGTCAACTTCCTCGCCATCCACGCGTCATTGGAGCAGTTCCCTCCGTACTTCCTGGTGGCCCTGCGGTTCGCGCTGATCGCCGTGCCGACGATCCTGCTGGTCCCGCGGCCGGACGTGCCGCTGCGCTGGCTGATCGGCTACGGCCTCGGGTTCGGGACGCTGCAGTTCCTGTTCCTCTACTGGGGCATGGCCAGCGGGATGCCGACCGGGCTGGCGTCACTGGTGCTGCAGGCGTCCGCGCCGTTCACGGTCGTGCTGGGCGCGACGTTCCTGCGCGAGCGCGTGAGTGGGCGGCAGGTGCTCGGCATCCTGATCGCCGTCGCGGGGCTGACTCTCGTCGGCGGCAGCCGGGCCCAGGTCGCCGACATCACACCGTTTCTGCTGACGCTGGCGGGTGCGTTCGGATGGGCGATCGGCAACGTCTGCAGTCGGCAGGCCAAGCCGCAGAACCCACTGCACCTGACCCTGTGGATGTCGGTCGTGCCGCCGCTGCCGATGCTCGCGCTGTCGGTCGCAGTCGAAGGGCCGGACGAGATCGCGGACTCGTTCACCGGCTGGGGTTCGAGCACGGCCGTCTGGGCGCTGGTCGGTCTCGCGTACACCGTCGTGATCGGCACGATCGTGGGATCGGGCGTGTGGACGTGGCTGATGGCGCGTCACCCGGCCGGCGTGGTCGCGCCGTTCTCGATGCTCGTCCCCGTCGTCGGCATGTCGACCGCGTGGCTGGTGCTGGGTGAGTCGGTGAGCGTCGGCGAGCTCGCCGGCGGCGCGGTGGTGATCGCCGGCGTACTCCTGGCGAGCACCACGGCTCGTCGGGTACGCCGACCGCCCATCTCTCCCGAGCCGGCCACCTCCCCGGTCGCACCACCCACGCCCGACCTCGCGCGCCGATAG
- a CDS encoding glycosyltransferase produces the protein MLTILIPAHNEGTRRRTEAVGRHAAGAEHAPIAETLASLHERTVQPDRVVVIADNCTDDTAQLARAAGAEVFETVDNRHKKAGGLNQWLDLHLQHLRDLDTVMVMDADSALDAAFLENALRYVDKGYHAVGGVFLGKEGGGLVGMFQRNEYARYARDVARKGGRTLVLTGTATVFTAQCLKDVVRGRSTGRIPDTGRVSHVYDTKALTEDNELTFALLHLGYRIIAPPECALRTEVMETWEDLRKQRFRWKRGAIENNHHYGLTRYTAEYQFLQWWSGLGIVVTALYLATIVLAVATGSVNIAAFWLAITVVYILERVITVSARGPKQMLLAGVLVIEMPYDITLQYVQARAFFAALLRTKSTW, from the coding sequence ATGCTCACGATCCTGATCCCTGCCCACAACGAGGGCACCCGACGGCGTACTGAGGCCGTCGGACGGCACGCGGCCGGTGCGGAGCACGCACCCATCGCCGAGACCCTCGCCAGCCTGCACGAGCGGACCGTGCAGCCCGACCGCGTCGTCGTCATCGCGGACAACTGCACCGACGACACCGCCCAGCTCGCACGCGCCGCCGGCGCCGAGGTGTTCGAGACGGTCGACAACCGGCACAAGAAGGCCGGCGGCCTCAACCAGTGGCTCGACCTGCACCTGCAGCACCTGCGCGACCTCGACACCGTCATGGTCATGGACGCCGACTCGGCCCTCGACGCGGCCTTCCTCGAGAACGCGCTCCGCTACGTCGACAAGGGCTATCACGCCGTCGGTGGTGTCTTCCTCGGTAAGGAGGGCGGCGGGCTCGTCGGGATGTTCCAGCGCAACGAGTACGCCCGCTACGCCCGCGACGTCGCACGCAAGGGCGGCCGCACCCTCGTGCTCACCGGCACGGCGACGGTCTTCACGGCCCAGTGCCTCAAGGACGTCGTCCGCGGGCGGTCCACCGGCCGGATCCCGGACACCGGCCGTGTCTCGCACGTCTACGACACCAAGGCGCTCACCGAGGACAACGAGCTGACGTTCGCGCTGCTGCACCTCGGCTACCGGATCATCGCCCCGCCCGAGTGTGCGTTGCGTACCGAGGTCATGGAGACCTGGGAGGACCTGCGCAAGCAGCGGTTCCGCTGGAAGCGCGGCGCCATCGAGAACAACCACCACTACGGGCTGACGCGCTACACCGCGGAGTACCAGTTCCTGCAGTGGTGGAGCGGCCTCGGCATCGTCGTCACCGCGCTCTACCTCGCCACGATCGTGCTGGCGGTCGCGACCGGCTCCGTCAACATCGCGGCGTTCTGGCTCGCGATCACGGTCGTCTACATCCTCGAACGCGTCATCACCGTCAGCGCCCGCGGCCCGAAGCAGATGCTGCTCGCGGGCGTCCTCGTCATCGAGATGCCGTACGACATCACCCTGCAGTACGTGCAGGCCCGCGCCTTCTTCGCCGCCCTCCTGCGGACGAAGAGCACCTGGTAA
- a CDS encoding sortase domain-containing protein gives MSQTLESRASRRTYTPRRWPLRLMAAVFVGVLVVLLAWAYQRQQAPTYESLPEPRLAAPEVVPVVAGPTPRASEQAAASIPPSPATQIYIPDDDPERTISTPVKRLDGCRRVIDPPHSGPDFGGVFGCSDFTQPGTSAGALTVIAGHSSQDIDTAFNRLYVQGDQLVGHEVYVRTQASGDRWLVYRINAVHAPSKEALPYMAQVWGKPGASTAGRLLLVTCRQQPHVTPAVQNYIAVGQLIGVR, from the coding sequence GTGAGCCAGACGCTGGAGAGCAGGGCCTCCCGCCGCACCTACACGCCACGTCGGTGGCCGCTACGCCTGATGGCGGCGGTCTTCGTCGGGGTGCTCGTCGTGCTGCTCGCGTGGGCGTACCAGCGCCAGCAGGCCCCCACCTACGAGTCGCTGCCCGAACCACGGCTGGCAGCACCGGAGGTCGTCCCCGTCGTGGCAGGCCCGACGCCGCGCGCCTCTGAGCAGGCCGCCGCCTCGATCCCGCCGTCGCCGGCCACCCAGATCTACATCCCCGACGACGACCCCGAGCGCACGATCAGTACGCCGGTGAAGCGGCTCGACGGCTGCCGTCGCGTGATCGACCCACCGCACAGCGGACCTGACTTCGGGGGCGTGTTCGGCTGCTCCGACTTCACCCAGCCCGGCACCTCCGCCGGCGCGCTCACCGTCATCGCGGGCCACTCGTCCCAGGACATCGACACGGCGTTCAACCGGCTCTACGTCCAGGGCGACCAGCTCGTCGGGCACGAGGTGTACGTCCGCACCCAGGCGAGCGGTGACCGCTGGCTGGTCTACCGGATCAACGCGGTGCACGCGCCCTCCAAGGAGGCGCTGCCCTACATGGCGCAGGTGTGGGGCAAGCCCGGCGCCTCGACGGCCGGTCGGCTGCTGCTCGTCACCTGCCGCCAGCAGCCTCACGTCACACCCGCGGTGCAGAACTACATCGCGGTCGGCCAGCTGATCGGAGTGCGCTGA
- a CDS encoding rhomboid family intramembrane serine protease — translation MSSPTGSSSEPPAATPPVCPRHPDRESYTTCQRCGRPACGECQRPAAVGYHCVDCVKEQQRSAPVARSVFGGRAATGRPVVTIAIIVACVLVYLGQLVDDRVTEELAFVPVLGQDEPWRFVTAAFVHSPTQVMHILFNMYALWICGQYLEPLLGRARFVALYLVAAVGGSVGYELLASVPHDADSYPGGWFTPTVGASGAVFGLFAAVVVLNRHLGREVTPMLMMIAINAAIPFFVGGIAWQAHLGGAITGAAVAAVIAALGRQRREYHWGALAGVLVVLVGLAILRYNAVTLSPQMLGG, via the coding sequence ATGTCGTCTCCGACCGGCTCGTCCTCCGAACCGCCCGCTGCGACACCACCGGTGTGTCCTCGACACCCGGACCGCGAGTCGTACACCACCTGCCAGCGCTGCGGCCGCCCTGCGTGCGGTGAGTGCCAGCGTCCGGCAGCGGTGGGCTACCACTGCGTCGACTGCGTCAAGGAGCAGCAGCGCTCCGCACCGGTCGCGCGCAGCGTGTTCGGCGGACGGGCCGCGACGGGACGGCCGGTCGTCACGATCGCGATCATCGTCGCGTGCGTCCTGGTCTACCTCGGCCAGCTCGTCGACGACCGCGTCACCGAGGAGCTGGCCTTCGTGCCCGTCCTCGGTCAGGACGAGCCGTGGCGCTTCGTCACGGCGGCGTTCGTGCACTCGCCCACGCAGGTGATGCACATCCTGTTCAACATGTACGCCCTGTGGATCTGCGGCCAGTACCTCGAGCCGCTCCTCGGGCGCGCCCGGTTCGTGGCGCTCTACCTCGTGGCGGCGGTCGGCGGCTCGGTCGGGTACGAGCTGCTCGCCTCGGTCCCCCACGACGCCGACAGCTATCCCGGCGGGTGGTTCACCCCGACGGTCGGCGCCTCGGGCGCGGTCTTCGGGCTGTTCGCGGCCGTGGTGGTGCTCAACCGTCACCTCGGGCGTGAGGTCACGCCGATGCTGATGATGATCGCGATCAACGCCGCCATCCCGTTCTTCGTCGGCGGGATCGCCTGGCAGGCGCACCTGGGCGGCGCGATCACGGGCGCGGCGGTCGCGGCCGTCATCGCCGCGCTCGGGCGCCAGCGGCGCGAGTACCACTGGGGCGCGCTCGCCGGCGTCCTGGTCGTGCTCGTCGGCCTGGCGATCCTGCGCTACAACGCCGTCACCCTGTCTCCCCAGATGCTCGGCGGCTGA